A window from Thermoanaerobaculales bacterium encodes these proteins:
- a CDS encoding kelch repeat-containing protein — translation MRRKEALYLVVMLALLMSLPAVGAAEQKLPPSVGAAIEEVKPAEIELTVTQEPPGEAPEQQLKAGTEGVATDYGWSQTTGTYTEITGGTVHGTASNDDTSFNAVNLGFTFTYNGTAYTQISIQNNGFIAMGATVSSSYTPLSSGSTNNVAAIFGRDLQGNGTTSELMSKLEGTSPNQVFTVQWKHYKRYGASYVGDDLNFQIKLYETSNVVEFVYGTFTPVYYSTPPTIQVGLRGASNADFNNRTSTGDWTASAPGAVNTATMVMTDVYYPPSGLTWDWTPLPPSPFFGTSYKAAPAQGLVGFSLAYVVHIINTGSGDATAATMLDPIPAGTTYNGDVTCSAGTCGYDGANVTWAGTVAVGAEVTVGFSVDTDGMACGSIVTNEATLDDPGLYGGPVTKSASTTLVGSTPTPLDGFETSVPPPAWTETIVLDPGTDPDWSQVTVGTYPTINPHSGTYMAKYNSYNQNGGIARLWTGALDLSGYAAPAVVFWMSHDTGYSGNADRLQVQVSTDGVTWVDAGAPVLRYDAAYTTAGWGEHAVVLPPGYNINGVYIGFTGISAYGNNFYLDDTALAEGWYPCPYVSFGPDGAKSVCPGGTVTYDLTLTNMTPNADTFDITIGSNVWNTVPSSWSVALGAGGSAPVVMTVEAPWATGTDTAEVTATGQTFGGTATATVVTTSANGFWEQVASEPNNGRMDNVSAAWGGYAWSITGYGANRDVRYYDPATDSWTVVGTPPTFTGNYARSGCQAGSKVYMYGDTSTAGFTGLWSYDMATTTWAQETPSGTAPVPTGIWAPAWAADAETGYCYLTGGATAAGAGTLTTVYVYDPATNAWLAQLPDFTSVRDFHAAWVFRDATDRKLLCVAGGNNGVGMDSTQCYDFTAGAWGVENADIGPLPATLWAMGYAQKEHEGTTQIWVIGGVRADLLTAQTSFFDVVAGAWADDGNLAGGAVYRTSAVTLDNQIYHLGGSIGSFSYTGLADRHVQCSSSPANIMVDPLTMASTQDPNTTTQQTLTINNTGGADLTWTLGEEATAKSAAADAADPKSLTGSFVAFDPSVGGDACYTPGAAGTFCFIAHSYSPDWEYVYNVWAKLPADWTVTNVYVQGTPTCAHGTFDTFSWSFETSPYEVNIAHSRYQYNYPDENCIAHYCFEVTAGAGPADAATSWYWDGDGYNATPHHPCSGDQYTPASMSAEPCDEWINPLATVPVCGGGDPCTNLADVPWLSEVPTGGTTAGGTSTPVQVTFDSTGLGAGTYNANLCAFSNDPDPGPGNETDLVVVPVTLTVNQPQVPAIGLTKTVGTVAGVCATTDNITVAAGTTVYYCYEVTNTGNVTLNLHDLADDQIGTIVSGLNYALAPGASVNTVDAGLSISAVINITTTNTATWTAYNAGPVDVATATDSATVTVALDPDVDVTPTSMAASLLIGTTETQVLTIANVGSAVLDWSLVEEPDVLLPMQFRGPLAWMVAEQSGGAVQIPNDAIVSSLPSSGEVMPHSGPLAVLYDQTDNQGANSVTSQDFEAGFDTYDDQAADDFVIPAGDGSWTIEQVDVAGAYFNGTGPAPAVNVFFYVDAAGLPGTEVYSAIGVVPTDPSGLGSFTITLPVPAVLPSGAYWLSVQAVMDFGVGGQWGWTERTVQSNSASAWRNPGGGFGTSCTNWAPRVATCGVGTDPDLIFRLNGTIGGGPQFCTAPADVPWLSESPTAGSTPAAGSTPVDVTFDATATPVGWYYATLCVLSNDPDEPVVPVPVEMEVVIPVELMGISIE, via the coding sequence ATGCGACGCAAGGAAGCCCTCTATCTGGTTGTGATGCTCGCCCTGCTGATGTCGCTGCCGGCGGTCGGCGCGGCGGAGCAGAAGCTGCCGCCGTCAGTCGGCGCGGCGATCGAGGAGGTCAAGCCCGCCGAGATCGAGCTGACTGTGACTCAGGAACCGCCCGGCGAGGCGCCGGAGCAGCAGCTCAAGGCAGGCACCGAAGGTGTGGCGACCGACTATGGCTGGAGCCAGACCACCGGCACCTACACCGAGATCACCGGCGGCACGGTCCACGGCACCGCCAGCAACGACGACACCAGCTTCAATGCCGTCAACCTCGGTTTCACCTTCACCTACAACGGTACGGCCTACACCCAGATCAGCATCCAGAACAACGGCTTCATCGCCATGGGAGCGACGGTCAGCAGCTCCTACACGCCGCTGAGCTCCGGCTCCACCAACAACGTCGCCGCCATTTTCGGCCGCGACCTGCAGGGCAACGGCACCACGTCGGAGCTGATGTCCAAGCTGGAGGGCACCTCGCCCAACCAGGTGTTCACGGTCCAGTGGAAGCACTACAAGCGCTATGGCGCGAGCTACGTCGGCGATGACCTCAACTTCCAGATCAAGCTCTACGAGACCAGCAACGTGGTCGAGTTCGTGTACGGCACCTTCACCCCCGTCTATTACTCGACACCGCCGACGATCCAAGTCGGTCTGCGCGGGGCCTCGAACGCCGACTTCAACAATCGCACGAGCACCGGTGACTGGACGGCATCAGCGCCCGGCGCGGTCAACACGGCCACCATGGTCATGACCGACGTTTACTATCCTCCGTCCGGCCTGACCTGGGACTGGACGCCGCTGCCGCCGTCCCCGTTCTTCGGCACCTCCTACAAGGCGGCGCCGGCGCAGGGGCTCGTGGGCTTCTCGCTCGCCTACGTCGTCCACATCATCAACACCGGCTCCGGCGACGCCACCGCGGCGACGATGCTCGACCCGATCCCGGCCGGCACGACCTACAACGGCGACGTCACCTGCTCGGCCGGGACCTGCGGCTACGACGGGGCGAACGTCACCTGGGCCGGCACCGTTGCGGTCGGCGCCGAGGTCACGGTCGGCTTCTCCGTCGACACAGACGGCATGGCCTGCGGGAGCATCGTGACGAACGAGGCGACCCTGGACGACCCGGGCCTCTATGGAGGGCCGGTGACCAAGTCGGCCTCGACGACCCTGGTGGGCTCGACGCCCACGCCGCTCGACGGCTTCGAGACCAGCGTTCCGCCCCCGGCATGGACCGAGACCATCGTCCTCGACCCGGGCACCGACCCCGACTGGAGCCAGGTGACCGTCGGCACGTATCCGACGATCAATCCGCACAGCGGCACCTACATGGCCAAGTACAACTCCTACAACCAGAACGGCGGTATCGCCCGGCTGTGGACCGGCGCCCTCGACCTGAGCGGCTACGCCGCGCCGGCGGTCGTGTTCTGGATGTCGCACGACACCGGCTACTCCGGCAACGCCGATCGGCTCCAGGTCCAGGTCTCGACCGACGGGGTCACCTGGGTCGACGCGGGCGCGCCGGTGCTGCGCTACGACGCCGCCTACACGACGGCCGGATGGGGCGAGCACGCCGTGGTGCTGCCCCCGGGCTACAACATCAACGGCGTTTACATCGGCTTCACGGGCATCAGCGCCTACGGCAACAACTTCTACCTGGACGACACTGCCCTCGCCGAGGGCTGGTACCCCTGCCCCTATGTGTCCTTCGGACCTGACGGCGCCAAGTCCGTCTGCCCCGGCGGCACGGTCACCTACGACCTGACCCTCACCAACATGACGCCGAACGCCGACACCTTCGATATCACCATCGGCAGCAACGTCTGGAACACGGTGCCGTCCTCCTGGAGCGTCGCGCTCGGCGCGGGCGGCTCCGCACCGGTCGTCATGACGGTGGAAGCGCCCTGGGCGACCGGCACCGACACGGCTGAGGTCACCGCCACCGGTCAGACCTTCGGCGGGACCGCCACCGCGACCGTGGTGACGACGAGCGCCAACGGCTTCTGGGAGCAGGTCGCCAGCGAGCCCAACAACGGCCGCATGGACAACGTCAGCGCGGCCTGGGGCGGCTACGCCTGGTCGATCACCGGCTACGGCGCCAACCGCGACGTGCGCTACTACGACCCGGCCACCGACAGCTGGACGGTCGTCGGCACCCCGCCGACCTTCACCGGCAACTACGCCCGTTCGGGCTGCCAGGCCGGCAGCAAGGTCTACATGTACGGCGACACCTCGACCGCCGGCTTCACCGGCCTGTGGTCCTACGACATGGCCACCACGACCTGGGCGCAGGAGACGCCGAGCGGCACCGCCCCGGTGCCGACCGGGATCTGGGCGCCCGCCTGGGCGGCCGACGCCGAGACCGGCTACTGCTACCTGACCGGCGGCGCGACCGCAGCGGGGGCCGGCACGCTGACCACCGTGTACGTCTACGACCCGGCGACCAACGCGTGGCTCGCCCAGCTGCCCGACTTCACGAGCGTGCGCGACTTCCACGCCGCCTGGGTGTTCAGGGACGCCACCGACCGCAAGCTGCTGTGCGTGGCCGGCGGCAACAACGGCGTCGGCATGGACAGCACGCAGTGCTACGACTTCACGGCCGGCGCCTGGGGCGTCGAGAACGCCGACATCGGCCCGCTGCCCGCGACCCTGTGGGCCATGGGCTACGCCCAGAAGGAGCACGAGGGCACGACCCAGATCTGGGTGATCGGCGGCGTGCGCGCGGACCTGCTGACCGCGCAGACCAGCTTCTTCGACGTCGTGGCCGGCGCCTGGGCCGACGATGGCAACCTCGCCGGCGGGGCGGTCTACCGGACCAGCGCCGTCACCCTCGACAACCAGATCTACCACCTCGGCGGCTCGATCGGCAGCTTCAGCTACACCGGCCTCGCCGACCGCCACGTCCAGTGCAGCAGCTCCCCTGCGAACATCATGGTGGATCCGCTGACCATGGCCAGCACCCAGGATCCCAACACGACCACCCAGCAGACGCTGACCATCAACAACACCGGCGGCGCGGACCTGACCTGGACCCTGGGCGAGGAGGCCACCGCCAAGAGCGCCGCAGCGGATGCTGCCGATCCCAAGTCGCTGACCGGCTCGTTCGTGGCCTTCGACCCGTCGGTCGGCGGCGACGCCTGCTACACGCCGGGCGCCGCGGGCACCTTCTGCTTCATCGCCCACTCGTACAGCCCGGACTGGGAGTACGTCTACAACGTGTGGGCGAAGCTCCCGGCCGACTGGACGGTGACCAACGTCTACGTGCAGGGCACGCCGACCTGCGCCCATGGCACCTTCGACACGTTCTCCTGGTCGTTCGAGACCTCGCCCTACGAGGTCAACATCGCCCACTCGCGGTACCAGTACAACTACCCCGACGAGAACTGCATCGCCCACTACTGCTTCGAGGTGACCGCGGGCGCGGGCCCGGCGGATGCGGCGACGTCCTGGTACTGGGACGGCGACGGCTACAACGCCACGCCGCACCACCCGTGCAGCGGCGACCAGTACACCCCTGCCAGCATGTCCGCCGAGCCGTGCGACGAGTGGATCAACCCGCTGGCGACGGTGCCGGTGTGCGGTGGGGGAGATCCCTGCACCAACCTCGCCGACGTGCCGTGGCTGAGCGAGGTCCCGACCGGCGGCACCACTGCTGGCGGCACCTCGACCCCGGTCCAGGTGACCTTCGACTCGACCGGCCTCGGGGCCGGCACCTACAACGCGAACCTGTGCGCCTTCAGCAACGACCCCGACCCGGGCCCCGGCAACGAGACCGACCTGGTGGTGGTGCCCGTGACCCTCACCGTCAACCAGCCGCAGGTCCCGGCGATCGGGCTCACCAAGACGGTGGGCACCGTGGCCGGCGTCTGCGCCACGACCGACAACATCACGGTGGCTGCCGGCACCACGGTCTACTACTGCTACGAGGTGACCAACACCGGCAACGTAACCCTCAACCTGCACGACCTGGCCGACGACCAGATCGGGACGATCGTCAGCGGCCTCAACTACGCGCTGGCGCCCGGGGCCAGCGTCAACACGGTCGACGCCGGACTGAGCATTTCGGCGGTCATCAACATCACCACCACCAACACCGCGACCTGGACCGCGTACAACGCGGGGCCGGTCGACGTGGCGACGGCGACGGACTCGGCCACCGTGACGGTGGCGCTCGATCCCGACGTCGACGTGACGCCGACGAGCATGGCGGCCAGCCTGCTGATCGGGACCACCGAGACGCAGGTGCTGACCATCGCCAACGTCGGCAGCGCGGTGCTCGACTGGAGCCTGGTCGAGGAGCCGGACGTTCTGCTGCCGATGCAGTTCCGGGGCCCGCTGGCCTGGATGGTGGCGGAGCAGAGCGGCGGCGCCGTCCAGATTCCGAACGACGCCATCGTCAGCTCTCTGCCGAGCAGCGGCGAAGTGATGCCGCACAGCGGCCCGCTGGCCGTGCTCTACGACCAGACCGACAACCAAGGCGCCAACAGCGTCACCTCCCAGGACTTCGAGGCAGGATTCGACACCTACGACGATCAGGCGGCGGACGACTTCGTGATCCCGGCCGGAGACGGCTCGTGGACCATCGAGCAGGTCGACGTTGCTGGCGCCTACTTCAATGGCACCGGCCCAGCGCCGGCGGTCAACGTGTTCTTCTACGTGGATGCGGCGGGCCTGCCCGGGACCGAGGTGTACAGCGCGATCGGTGTCGTTCCGACCGATCCAAGCGGCCTCGGGTCCTTCACGATCACCCTGCCCGTGCCGGCGGTACTGCCTTCAGGCGCCTACTGGCTGTCGGTGCAGGCGGTGATGGACTTCGGCGTCGGCGGCCAGTGGGGCTGGACCGAGCGCACGGTGCAGTCCAACAGCGCATCGGCGTGGCGGAACCCGGGCGGGGGCTTTGGCACCAGCTGCACGAACTGGGCCCCGCGCGTCGCGACCTGCGGCGTCGGAACAGACCCAGACTTGATCTTCCGTCTCAACGGGACGATCGGCGGCGGGCCGCAGTTCTGCACGGCGCCGGCGGACGTGCCTTGGCTGAGCGAGTCGCCGACCGCCGGCTCGACTCCAGCGGCTGGGTCGACCCCGGTGGACGTGACCTTCGACGCGACTGCGACCCCGGTCGGCTGGTACTACGCGACGCTCTGCGTGCTGAGCAACGACCCGGACGAGCCGGTCGTGCCGGTGCCGGTCGAGATGGAGGTCGTGATCCCGGTCGAGCTGATGGGCATCTCGATCGAGTGA